One part of the Lapillicoccus jejuensis genome encodes these proteins:
- a CDS encoding flagellar biosynthetic protein FliO, which translates to MVELVIRLVFSLAVVVGLLVVLSRLAGRRMGGRRRGAALRVVHRQALGRSSGVAVVVVGGRTLVLGTTEQQVTLLAELTEQEAVELDAPATDTVAPLALPGLGGLPTMPWSRRRAPRQDDEVDGLDGLEGYDDLEDLEGYDDLAGLGLPAPASTPVGAPVAAPVAVPVAAPVAAPVAAPVATPTATPQDAVALLALTELGRPDVLDLRSPATPAAVPAPAPTTAHHPELPAALAAALAVGPATGSAAGPAPAPTRDAAAAAAAVLATARARAAQRAATPAVATPTPSTTPSTASPADPVLVPRTRAEARALREYQERELRRARRRGRGRRTAAEPVARSPRPTRPARPVPAARPALAARSSTGWPGRPVTATAGATPGRRTGPDAAFERELHSALAGSLLAPQTWRDAAHAVTGRAR; encoded by the coding sequence ATGGTCGAGCTCGTCATCCGGCTGGTCTTCTCGCTGGCCGTCGTCGTCGGTCTGCTGGTCGTCCTCTCCCGGCTCGCCGGGCGCCGGATGGGCGGGCGCCGTCGCGGCGCCGCGCTCCGCGTCGTCCACCGCCAGGCCCTCGGGCGCTCCAGCGGCGTCGCCGTCGTCGTGGTCGGCGGACGCACCCTCGTGCTCGGCACCACCGAGCAGCAGGTCACCCTGCTGGCGGAGCTGACCGAGCAGGAGGCCGTCGAGCTCGACGCCCCCGCCACCGACACCGTGGCCCCCCTCGCCCTCCCGGGCCTCGGCGGGCTGCCGACCATGCCCTGGTCGCGCCGCCGCGCGCCCCGGCAGGACGACGAGGTCGACGGCCTCGACGGCCTCGAGGGGTACGACGACCTCGAGGACCTCGAGGGGTACGACGACCTCGCCGGCCTCGGCCTGCCCGCCCCGGCGAGCACCCCCGTCGGCGCTCCGGTGGCCGCTCCCGTGGCCGTCCCTGTGGCCGCCCCCGTGGCCGCCCCCGTGGCCGCCCCCGTCGCGACGCCGACCGCGACCCCGCAGGACGCCGTCGCGCTGCTCGCGCTCACCGAGCTCGGCCGCCCCGACGTGCTCGACCTGCGCTCCCCCGCCACCCCCGCAGCTGTTCCGGCGCCGGCCCCGACGACCGCGCACCACCCGGAGCTGCCGGCCGCCCTCGCCGCCGCGCTCGCCGTCGGCCCCGCCACGGGGTCCGCCGCGGGGCCCGCCCCGGCGCCGACCCGCGACGCGGCCGCCGCCGCGGCCGCCGTGCTCGCGACCGCCCGCGCCCGCGCCGCCCAGCGCGCGGCGACCCCCGCGGTCGCCACCCCGACCCCCTCGACCACGCCGAGCACCGCGTCGCCCGCCGACCCGGTCCTCGTGCCGCGCACCCGGGCCGAGGCCCGCGCCCTGCGCGAGTACCAGGAGCGCGAGCTGCGCCGCGCCCGTCGGCGCGGGCGGGGGCGCCGTACGGCCGCCGAGCCCGTCGCCCGCTCCCCCCGGCCCACCCGCCCGGCCCGGCCGGTCCCCGCGGCCCGTCCCGCCCTCGCGGCCCGGTCGTCCACCGGCTGGCCCGGTCGGCCGGTGACCGCCACCGCGGGCGCCACCCCGGGACGCCGTACGGGCCCCGACGCCGCGTTCGAGCGCGAGCTGCACTCCGCGCTGGCCGGGTCGCTGCTGGCCCCGCAGACCTGGCGGGACGCCGCGCACGCCGTGACCGGACGGGCCCGGTGA
- the fliN gene encoding flagellar motor switch protein FliN, giving the protein MTVTTTDPFATSTEAADDLFRRALGPAVAAAQVLPTPSPLTAGTPQDGSALAGLTAVLPGAAVAMVTGRPGGLAVLVRSDLVSALAAGAPGLDLGAAAQPALDAAAASLGLAAERADAVDTAQLPSVIDGPLVVVPLEGADGVGAAVVVSAYLLARTPGSDGATSSPFTPDATFQPRPGAGGLPGGVNRGLEMLHGVDMELTVELGRTRMTVRELLALAPGDVLELDRAAGSPADLLVNGRLIARGEVVVVDEDFGLRVTEILDGTAG; this is encoded by the coding sequence ATGACCGTCACGACCACCGACCCGTTCGCCACCAGCACCGAGGCGGCCGACGACCTGTTCCGACGCGCCCTCGGCCCGGCCGTGGCCGCCGCGCAGGTGCTGCCGACGCCCTCGCCGCTCACCGCCGGCACCCCCCAGGACGGCAGCGCGCTCGCCGGCCTCACCGCCGTCCTGCCGGGCGCCGCCGTGGCCATGGTCACCGGCCGCCCCGGCGGCCTGGCCGTGCTCGTGCGCTCCGACCTCGTCTCCGCCCTCGCGGCCGGGGCCCCCGGCCTCGACCTCGGCGCCGCGGCCCAGCCCGCCCTCGACGCCGCCGCGGCCTCGCTGGGACTGGCCGCCGAGCGCGCCGACGCCGTCGACACGGCCCAGCTGCCCTCCGTCATCGACGGCCCGCTCGTCGTCGTCCCGCTCGAGGGCGCGGACGGGGTCGGCGCGGCCGTCGTCGTCAGCGCCTACCTGCTGGCCCGCACCCCCGGCTCGGACGGCGCCACCTCCTCGCCCTTCACCCCCGACGCCACCTTCCAGCCCCGGCCCGGCGCCGGTGGCCTGCCCGGCGGCGTCAACCGCGGGCTGGAGATGCTGCACGGCGTCGACATGGAGCTCACCGTCGAGCTCGGCCGCACCCGGATGACCGTCCGCGAGCTGCTCGCGCTGGCCCCCGGTGACGTGCTCGAGCTGGACCGGGCCGCCGGTAGCCCCGCCGACCTGCTGGTCAACGGGCGCCTCATCGCCCGCGGCGAGGTCGTCGTCGTCGACGAGGACTTCGGGCTGCGGGTCACCGAGATCCTCGACGGCACCGCGGGCTGA
- a CDS encoding flagellar motor switch protein FliM — protein MPYDFRRPIQLSREQSRLLQLGFDELARQSTTLFTSALRSVCSVTLVSVDQRSYAEYIASLDPLTYLTMFTAEPIPGRCMLDLPIGAAMSCVDHLLGGPGSGDQPQRPLTDIEAGVTGAFVGRLLGELRYCLDGILTEDPVIVGTEDSPQFAQVAGASDTMLVATFDLHLDDTSHRVTLTMPFSGLVPHLARAVAPAPLSERERSQRARSADLMSRTFHDVPVEVAVRLRPTRVAPETFVGLAVGDVIRLAHPAAAPLDVCADGAAFAHATAGSRGPRLAALIVGTSEENR, from the coding sequence GTGCCGTACGACTTCCGTCGTCCGATCCAGCTCTCGCGCGAGCAGTCCCGGCTGCTCCAGCTCGGCTTCGACGAGCTGGCCCGCCAGTCGACGACGCTCTTCACCTCCGCGCTGCGCTCGGTGTGCTCCGTGACCCTCGTCTCGGTCGACCAGCGCAGCTACGCCGAGTACATCGCCTCGCTCGACCCGCTGACCTACCTGACGATGTTCACGGCCGAGCCGATCCCCGGCCGGTGCATGCTCGACCTGCCCATCGGGGCGGCGATGTCGTGCGTCGACCACCTCCTCGGCGGGCCCGGGTCGGGTGACCAGCCCCAGCGGCCCCTCACCGACATCGAGGCCGGCGTCACCGGCGCCTTCGTCGGGCGCCTGCTCGGCGAGCTGCGCTACTGCCTCGACGGCATCCTCACCGAGGACCCCGTCATCGTCGGCACCGAGGACAGCCCGCAGTTCGCGCAGGTCGCCGGAGCCTCCGACACGATGCTCGTGGCCACCTTCGACCTGCACCTGGACGACACCTCGCACCGGGTGACGCTGACCATGCCGTTCAGCGGCCTGGTCCCCCACCTGGCCCGCGCCGTCGCCCCCGCCCCGCTCTCCGAGCGCGAGCGCTCCCAGCGGGCCCGCTCGGCCGACCTCATGTCGCGCACCTTCCACGACGTGCCCGTCGAGGTCGCCGTCCGGCTGCGGCCCACCCGCGTCGCCCCCGAGACCTTCGTCGGTCTCGCGGTCGGCGACGTCATCCGGCTGGCCCACCCGGCCGCCGCCCCCCTCGACGTCTGCGCCGACGGCGCAGCCTTCGCGCACGCCACCGCGGGCAGCCGCGGCCCCCGACTCGCCGCCCTCATCGTGGGCACCTCCGAGGAGAACCGATGA
- a CDS encoding flagellar basal body-associated FliL family protein, producing MSVSTIDKKGAKGAKADEEAAAGGGKKKLIIIIAVAVLLVAGGGYFFLGRSSGAPAAAPKDEPGAVVALDAIQINLSGEHYLRISVALQMTKTAEAEVDGSKAQDAVISTFSGKPIAQVDDPTSRAKLKAQLLEKIRELYEKKVMALYFTQFVTQ from the coding sequence ATGAGCGTCTCGACCATCGACAAGAAGGGCGCCAAGGGCGCCAAGGCCGACGAGGAGGCCGCCGCGGGCGGCGGGAAGAAGAAGCTGATCATCATCATCGCCGTGGCGGTGCTGCTCGTCGCCGGCGGCGGCTACTTCTTCCTCGGCCGCTCCAGCGGCGCCCCCGCCGCGGCTCCCAAGGACGAGCCCGGGGCCGTCGTCGCCCTCGACGCGATCCAGATCAACCTCTCCGGCGAGCACTACCTGCGCATCTCGGTCGCCCTCCAGATGACCAAGACCGCCGAGGCCGAGGTCGACGGCAGCAAGGCCCAGGACGCGGTCATCTCGACGTTCAGCGGCAAGCCCATCGCCCAGGTCGACGACCCGACGTCGCGCGCCAAGCTGAAGGCGCAGCTGCTGGAGAAGATCCGCGAGCTGTACGAGAAGAAGGTGATGGCTCTCTACTTCACCCAGTTCGTCACCCAGTGA
- a CDS encoding OmpA/MotB family protein: protein MSRRHAEHEEHENHERWLVTYADMVTLLMVLFIVMFAMSTVDQKKFNALKSGLAAGFGQSTSVLDGSSSILEEPGTSVAAPIAPNQAVQDLPPGDQKIVQDTVAKTQQLAAQRNQATADAEKANLDATWAKVAAALKAHNLQDDVQATVGPRGLTISLVSRHIVFENDVATLTPRGMEVLDTLAPVLSSLPNSLAVEGHTNQVAVAPRYFPTDWELSAARAVYVLRVLNERFGIPNERMTASAFGHTRPLEPPSQAGSQDVNKRVDIVVETTLPQESASLIGAASLGTAGNPTPATRTTTTHTTAGGSAG, encoded by the coding sequence ATGTCGCGCCGCCACGCCGAGCACGAGGAGCACGAGAACCACGAACGGTGGCTCGTGACCTACGCCGACATGGTCACCCTGCTCATGGTGCTCTTCATCGTCATGTTCGCCATGAGCACGGTCGACCAGAAGAAGTTCAACGCCCTCAAGTCCGGCCTCGCGGCCGGGTTCGGCCAGTCGACGAGCGTGCTCGACGGCTCGAGCTCGATCCTCGAGGAGCCGGGGACGTCGGTGGCGGCCCCCATCGCGCCGAACCAGGCCGTGCAGGACCTGCCGCCGGGTGACCAGAAGATCGTCCAGGACACCGTCGCCAAGACCCAGCAGCTGGCCGCCCAGCGCAACCAGGCCACCGCGGACGCCGAGAAGGCGAACCTCGACGCGACCTGGGCCAAGGTGGCCGCCGCGCTCAAGGCGCACAACCTCCAGGACGACGTCCAGGCCACGGTGGGCCCGCGCGGGCTGACGATCAGCCTCGTCTCGCGGCACATCGTCTTCGAGAACGACGTCGCGACCCTCACCCCCCGCGGGATGGAGGTCCTCGACACCCTCGCCCCGGTCCTGTCCTCGCTGCCGAACTCGCTCGCGGTCGAGGGCCACACCAACCAGGTGGCCGTGGCCCCCCGCTACTTCCCCACCGACTGGGAGCTGTCCGCCGCCCGCGCCGTCTACGTGCTGCGCGTGCTCAACGAGCGGTTCGGCATCCCCAACGAGCGGATGACGGCCAGCGCGTTCGGCCACACCCGCCCGCTCGAGCCGCCGTCGCAGGCCGGCTCGCAGGACGTCAACAAGCGCGTCGACATCGTCGTCGAGACGACCCTGCCCCAGGAGAGCGCCTCGCTCATCGGGGCGGCCTCGCTCGGCACGGCCGGCAACCCCACGCCGGCCACCAGGACCACCACCACCCACACCACCGCCGGAGGGAGCGCGGGATGA
- a CDS encoding motility protein A: MDPATIIGIVVAFGAIIGVNVMEGGNPAALIVPPALVLIFVTTPLVAIAGGTLADAKTAGSSLARAFTGKVKPAGDLVPVMVGLAERARKEGLLALQDQVGSIDDEFLKAGITMAIDGTDPEELRDILESQVYSKQQADKQAAKFFADMGAYAPTIGIIGTVMGLVHVLENLSTPDKLGHLIAGAFIATLWGVMSANVIFLPLGNRLKRLGQLEAERMELTIEGISAIQAGSNPRAVAQKLRALLGPGEQAEAA, encoded by the coding sequence ATGGACCCGGCGACCATCATCGGGATCGTCGTCGCCTTCGGCGCGATCATCGGCGTCAACGTCATGGAGGGCGGCAACCCCGCGGCCCTCATCGTGCCGCCGGCCCTCGTCCTCATCTTCGTCACCACCCCCCTGGTGGCGATCGCGGGCGGCACGCTCGCCGACGCCAAGACCGCCGGCTCCTCGCTGGCGCGCGCCTTCACCGGCAAGGTCAAGCCGGCGGGCGACCTCGTCCCCGTCATGGTCGGCCTCGCCGAGCGGGCCCGCAAGGAGGGCCTGCTGGCCCTGCAGGACCAGGTCGGCAGCATCGACGACGAGTTCCTCAAGGCCGGGATCACGATGGCCATCGACGGCACCGACCCGGAGGAGCTGCGCGACATCCTCGAGTCGCAGGTGTACTCGAAGCAGCAGGCCGACAAGCAGGCCGCCAAGTTCTTCGCCGACATGGGCGCCTACGCCCCGACGATCGGCATCATCGGCACGGTCATGGGCCTGGTCCACGTGCTGGAGAACCTCTCCACCCCGGACAAGCTCGGCCACCTCATCGCCGGCGCGTTCATCGCCACCCTGTGGGGCGTCATGTCCGCCAACGTCATCTTCCTGCCCCTGGGCAACCGGCTCAAGCGGCTCGGCCAGCTCGAGGCCGAGCGCATGGAGCTGACCATCGAAGGCATCAGCGCCATCCAGGCCGGGTCGAACCCGCGGGCCGTCGCGCAGAAGCTGCGCGCGCTGCTCGGCCCCGGTGAGCAGGCGGAGGCGGCCTGA
- a CDS encoding flagellar FlbD family protein codes for MISLTRLTGSQFVLNSDLIERIDSTPDTVVTLVDGKKYVVVESAEEIVEAVRRHHGGILSLSARLADSDTETASVPTGRRLTAVSTHPGER; via the coding sequence ATGATCAGCCTGACCCGGTTGACGGGCTCCCAGTTCGTGCTCAACTCCGACCTCATCGAGCGCATCGACAGCACGCCGGACACGGTGGTGACCCTCGTCGACGGCAAGAAGTACGTCGTCGTGGAGTCCGCCGAGGAGATCGTCGAGGCCGTCCGCCGCCACCACGGGGGCATCCTCTCGCTCAGCGCCCGCCTGGCCGACTCCGACACCGAGACGGCGAGCGTGCCCACGGGCCGCCGCCTCACCGCGGTCTCGACGCACCCCGGGGAGCGCTGA
- a CDS encoding flagellar hook-basal body complex protein produces the protein MLRSLFAGISGLRVNQTALDVTGNNIANASTVGFKSSGFVFQDTLSQMLTAGSSASTASGGTNAVQIGLGVQLAATNGNFTQGSAQTTGRGTDLIIMGDGMFVTRKGTEDLYTRAGSFNFDNTGTLVNPAGQRVQGYALDATGNPTGGLIDVTLSTANAQPAVPAGVSMTSYAFGPDGTLSGTFSDGQTRSLCRVAMANFVNPMGLERASDTSFRATANSGTPTLGTAGIGGMGKMAAGEVEMSNVDLAAEFTNLIIAQRGFEASSKVITTSDQILDDLVNIKR, from the coding sequence ATGCTTCGCTCCCTGTTCGCCGGCATCAGCGGCCTGCGCGTCAACCAGACCGCCCTCGACGTCACCGGCAACAACATCGCCAACGCCAGCACGGTCGGCTTCAAGTCGAGCGGCTTCGTCTTCCAGGACACGCTGAGCCAGATGCTCACCGCCGGGTCGTCGGCCTCCACCGCCAGCGGCGGCACCAACGCCGTCCAGATCGGCCTCGGCGTCCAGCTGGCCGCGACCAACGGCAACTTCACCCAGGGCTCGGCCCAGACCACCGGCCGCGGCACCGACCTCATCATCATGGGCGACGGCATGTTCGTCACCCGCAAGGGCACCGAGGACCTCTACACCCGGGCCGGCTCGTTCAACTTCGACAACACCGGCACCCTGGTCAACCCGGCCGGGCAGCGGGTGCAGGGCTACGCGCTGGACGCCACCGGCAACCCGACCGGCGGCCTCATCGACGTCACGCTGAGCACCGCGAACGCCCAGCCGGCCGTCCCCGCGGGCGTGAGCATGACGTCGTACGCCTTCGGTCCGGACGGGACGCTGAGCGGCACGTTCTCCGACGGGCAGACCCGCAGCCTGTGCCGGGTGGCGATGGCGAACTTCGTCAACCCGATGGGTCTCGAGCGCGCCAGCGACACCTCGTTCCGCGCCACCGCGAACTCGGGCACGCCGACGCTCGGCACCGCCGGCATCGGCGGGATGGGCAAGATGGCGGCCGGCGAGGTCGAGATGTCGAACGTCGACCTCGCGGCCGAGTTCACCAACCTCATCATCGCCCAGCGCGGGTTCGAGGCCAGCTCGAAGGTCATCACGACCTCCGACCAGATCCTCGACGACCTGGTCAACATCAAGCGCTGA
- a CDS encoding flagellar hook assembly protein FlgD — protein MTVNAVVPSTTGIFGSPVGSTGDASTPTTGTSGGMGDKDTFLQLLVAQLRYQDPSNPTDSSQLMAQSAQFTSLEKMQAVADQTKSLLTASVAFGASSLIGRTVAWTDPQGVTGTGVVGGVQFTSDGPTLTIGDKTVPMSEVTSVTPTAAAAAPTAGSTAGATSGSTPA, from the coding sequence ATGACCGTCAACGCCGTGGTCCCCAGCACCACCGGCATCTTCGGCTCCCCCGTCGGGAGCACCGGTGACGCGTCGACCCCGACCACCGGCACGTCCGGGGGGATGGGAGACAAGGACACCTTCCTCCAGCTCCTCGTCGCGCAGCTGCGCTACCAGGACCCGAGCAACCCGACCGACTCCAGCCAGCTCATGGCCCAGTCGGCCCAGTTCACCTCGCTGGAGAAGATGCAGGCCGTCGCCGACCAGACCAAGTCGCTGCTCACGGCGTCGGTCGCCTTCGGTGCCAGCAGCCTCATCGGCCGCACGGTCGCCTGGACCGACCCCCAGGGCGTCACCGGGACCGGTGTCGTCGGTGGTGTCCAGTTCACCAGCGACGGCCCGACCCTGACGATCGGCGACAAGACCGTCCCGATGAGCGAGGTCACCTCGGTCACGCCGACGGCGGCCGCCGCGGCCCCGACCGCGGGCTCCACCGCCGGTGCGACGTCCGGCTCCACCCCCGCCTGA
- a CDS encoding flagellar hook-length control protein FliK has translation MTAPLPGYAGRPTSTDPVAALEAAGGSRPSGRPSGGARADDGPSFGELVRQRLDDSAGPARRDPRDPRDGGAAPTGRPAGRRVPDPRPTLDPRARDLVRGRTAGDDPAGPTDASAPTTPDPAADGTPTPVDPAATPATTPVATPVVPPTLLPTSLAVAVAGLAVPVAAQATPASGTPASPTADAAPPSSVPAAFRAAGPVPGAPGATAGPVVPGSGVAPSAGTATPAGARPVPTAGPAGGPAAAPGAADASPAPATPARTAPVPVRADRTAQPAGPSAAPAPTAPSTPSTTAAPAPAPVTAAASATTPTATPGTTPGTTPGTTPGTSPGTAATAAPATATPSRPTGTSPAATTPADPSSAPAGPSTPVTDATPGAVPATPGHPAPGRTHGADAAVASVLTAGTGPTGTATPGSTDPEPDRASTSPATGDATTATTATTPVTDPTPAPAGLVNPTAAPVATGSPVAADVDAARQAVRAQVLPEVARLVPSGDGVQRVVLQLNPRALGDVRVVLTMRRGELTVRLAAGEQARAALLDSSADLQRLLEQGGARSVVLDVRDPQGTSSGSPQQRQDQTAQSWTAAADHPDSRAGSAPRQDTTDHHGPRTGSGHPATDGTTRTSGDVVRPRPRPAVPVLQGLDLTL, from the coding sequence ATGACCGCGCCCCTGCCCGGCTACGCCGGCCGCCCCACCAGCACCGACCCGGTCGCCGCCCTCGAGGCCGCCGGAGGCTCCCGGCCGTCCGGCCGGCCCTCCGGGGGCGCGCGCGCCGACGACGGCCCCTCGTTCGGCGAGCTCGTCCGGCAGCGCCTCGACGACTCCGCCGGCCCGGCCCGCCGCGACCCCCGCGACCCCCGCGACGGCGGCGCCGCCCCGACCGGTCGCCCGGCCGGTCGCCGGGTACCCGACCCGCGCCCCACCCTCGACCCCCGGGCCCGTGACCTGGTGCGGGGCCGGACGGCGGGCGACGACCCGGCCGGCCCGACCGACGCGAGCGCGCCCACGACCCCCGACCCGGCCGCAGACGGCACGCCCACCCCCGTGGACCCGGCCGCGACCCCCGCCACGACCCCCGTCGCGACGCCCGTCGTCCCGCCCACCCTCCTGCCGACGTCCCTGGCCGTGGCGGTCGCCGGCCTCGCCGTCCCGGTCGCCGCGCAGGCCACCCCGGCGAGCGGCACACCGGCGAGTCCGACCGCCGACGCGGCCCCCCCGTCCTCGGTCCCGGCCGCCTTCCGCGCCGCGGGTCCCGTCCCCGGCGCTCCCGGCGCGACCGCCGGACCCGTCGTCCCGGGCTCGGGGGTCGCCCCCTCCGCCGGCACCGCCACCCCGGCCGGGGCTCGCCCGGTGCCGACCGCCGGACCGGCCGGCGGTCCTGCCGCCGCCCCGGGCGCTGCGGACGCCTCCCCGGCGCCGGCCACCCCCGCCCGGACCGCGCCCGTGCCGGTGCGCGCCGACCGGACCGCGCAGCCTGCCGGCCCCTCCGCCGCGCCGGCCCCCACCGCGCCGTCGACCCCGTCGACCACGGCGGCCCCGGCGCCCGCTCCGGTCACGGCTGCCGCGTCGGCCACGACGCCCACCGCCACGCCCGGCACCACGCCCGGCACCACGCCCGGCACCACGCCCGGCACCTCGCCCGGCACCGCGGCCACCGCGGCCCCCGCGACTGCGACGCCGAGCCGGCCCACCGGCACGTCCCCCGCCGCGACGACGCCGGCGGACCCCTCGTCCGCCCCGGCCGGTCCGTCCACCCCGGTGACCGACGCCACTCCGGGCGCCGTCCCGGCGACCCCCGGTCACCCGGCCCCCGGCCGGACCCACGGCGCCGACGCCGCCGTCGCGTCGGTGCTCACCGCGGGCACCGGCCCGACCGGCACCGCCACCCCCGGCTCCACCGACCCGGAGCCCGACCGCGCCTCGACGTCCCCGGCCACCGGCGACGCCACCACGGCCACCACGGCCACGACGCCGGTGACCGACCCGACGCCCGCCCCGGCCGGCCTCGTGAACCCGACGGCAGCGCCGGTGGCGACCGGCTCTCCCGTGGCGGCGGACGTCGACGCGGCCCGCCAGGCGGTCCGCGCGCAGGTGCTCCCCGAGGTGGCCCGCCTCGTCCCCTCCGGCGACGGCGTCCAGCGCGTCGTGCTCCAGCTCAACCCGCGCGCGCTCGGCGACGTCCGGGTCGTCCTGACCATGCGCCGCGGCGAGCTGACCGTGCGCCTGGCCGCCGGCGAGCAGGCCCGCGCGGCGCTGCTCGACTCCTCCGCCGACCTGCAGCGCCTGCTCGAGCAGGGTGGGGCCCGCTCCGTCGTCCTCGACGTGCGCGACCCGCAGGGCACCTCGTCGGGCTCGCCGCAGCAGCGCCAGGACCAGACGGCTCAGTCCTGGACCGCGGCTGCCGATCACCCGGACAGCCGCGCCGGCTCCGCGCCGCGCCAGGACACCACCGACCACCACGGCCCACGGACGGGCAGTGGTCACCCCGCCACGGACGGCACCACCAGGACGTCGGGCGACGTCGTACGACCTCGCCCCCGTCCCGCCGTCCCGGTCCTCCAGGGCCTGGACCTGACCCTGTAG
- a CDS encoding transglycosylase SLT domain-containing protein, translating into MSLDDVTARMAQIQGQLSGLSTVTPTAAATAAGGAAFGQALGAAALADAGADSSSTAVSVDASAGTTGRASGAADAGTTSSAGSVGPTGDSVVADARRYLGVPYVWGGTDPKTGLDCSGLVQRVFHDLGVTLPRVAADQAREGTHVAGGLAQAKPGDLLTFGSPAHHIGIYVGDGKMLEAPRPGLSVRIAPVTPAPTDIRRVLPAGTGALPTGAGAVTGIAAAGATTYRPLFAAAGRTYGVSPALLEAVAKQESGFDPSAVSPVGARGLMQLMPTTARGLGVSDPMDPAQAVDGAARMLRGLLDRFGGRTDLALAAYNAGPGAVARYGGVPPYAETQQYVHRILADLGSAA; encoded by the coding sequence ATGAGCCTCGACGACGTCACCGCCCGCATGGCCCAGATCCAGGGGCAGCTGTCGGGTCTGTCCACGGTGACCCCGACCGCCGCCGCGACGGCGGCCGGCGGCGCCGCGTTCGGCCAGGCGCTCGGCGCCGCCGCGCTGGCCGACGCCGGCGCCGACTCCTCGTCGACCGCGGTGTCCGTCGACGCCTCGGCCGGCACCACCGGGCGCGCCTCCGGGGCGGCCGACGCCGGGACGACCTCGTCCGCCGGCTCCGTGGGCCCGACCGGCGATTCCGTCGTCGCGGACGCCCGTCGCTACCTCGGCGTGCCCTACGTGTGGGGCGGCACCGACCCGAAGACCGGTCTCGACTGCTCCGGGCTCGTCCAGCGGGTCTTCCACGACCTCGGCGTCACGCTCCCGCGCGTCGCGGCCGACCAGGCCCGGGAGGGCACCCACGTCGCCGGCGGGCTCGCCCAGGCGAAGCCCGGTGACCTGCTGACCTTCGGCTCCCCCGCGCACCACATCGGCATCTACGTCGGCGACGGCAAGATGCTCGAGGCCCCGCGGCCCGGCCTGTCGGTGCGGATCGCGCCGGTCACCCCGGCCCCGACGGACATCCGCCGGGTCCTGCCCGCCGGCACCGGCGCCCTCCCGACCGGTGCGGGGGCGGTCACCGGGATCGCCGCCGCCGGCGCGACGACGTACCGGCCCCTGTTCGCCGCCGCCGGACGCACGTACGGCGTCAGCCCCGCCCTGCTCGAGGCGGTCGCCAAGCAGGAGTCCGGCTTCGACCCCTCCGCCGTCAGCCCCGTCGGGGCCCGCGGGCTCATGCAGCTCATGCCGACCACCGCCCGCGGCCTCGGCGTGAGCGACCCCATGGACCCCGCGCAGGCCGTCGACGGTGCCGCGCGGATGCTGCGCGGCCTGCTCGACCGGTTCGGCGGACGCACCGACCTGGCCCTCGCCGCGTACAACGCCGGTCCGGGCGCCGTGGCCCGGTACGGCGGCGTGCCCCCCTACGCCGAGACCCAGCAGTACGTCCACCGCATCCTCGCCGACCTCGGGAGTGCCGCATGA
- a CDS encoding flagellar FliJ family protein, producing MSTRSDRGLAAVARVRSLRERDSLLGLLDADARRRAEQDVLDGLEGRLSGAGAPRGAQPTADFLAERRGLLALGEAAIASARRLEGAGAVAAAARGRWQLDRTRLEAISLLQERRVEREREERRHREDGETDEVAGRLWLRGATQARIQEQLS from the coding sequence GTGAGCACCCGGTCCGACCGCGGTCTGGCCGCCGTCGCCCGCGTGCGGTCGCTGCGCGAGCGCGACAGCCTCCTCGGGCTGCTCGACGCCGACGCGCGCCGCCGCGCCGAGCAGGACGTCCTCGACGGCCTCGAGGGGCGCCTCTCCGGCGCCGGCGCCCCCCGGGGGGCGCAGCCGACCGCCGACTTCCTCGCCGAGCGCCGCGGTCTGCTCGCCCTGGGCGAGGCGGCCATCGCCTCCGCGCGGCGGCTCGAGGGCGCCGGCGCGGTCGCCGCCGCCGCCCGCGGCCGATGGCAGCTCGACCGCACCCGCCTCGAGGCCATCTCGCTGCTCCAGGAGCGGCGGGTCGAGCGCGAGCGCGAGGAGCGTCGGCACCGCGAGGACGGCGAGACCGACGAGGTCGCCGGCCGGCTGTGGCTGCGCGGGGCCACGCAGGCCCGGATCCAGGAGCAGCTGTCATGA